In Tachysurus vachellii isolate PV-2020 chromosome 1, HZAU_Pvac_v1, whole genome shotgun sequence, a genomic segment contains:
- the hyls1 gene encoding centriolar and ciliogenesis-associated protein HYSL1 has product MENLDFSEEEIQEQLAVLGFGNITKQRLREFKRDLDLLIYHEKSKSSTSAEWSSPKSHSSSCKSPPAFIKEKVQVPSAASKYNSIYSGNGTADQHRQVLTSTFLDENCDIVNLGPGDSYIRHSVAPRCIRPTTAPSKLEVEDASCDIYHSVLGASEPMRRQQDIHMNIKPALKRKVLRKRRGHSQVCDESTYSEDSEPVSELEERLAQLHVSVPHQRHEQYSESEETTSYSDRHSSTSDELPSAFQVYLKGMTRSRSENDLRPRPKSFIRPLMDHPHTRNLKKTDPVAKYFQYKQDWEMFKAPGEKRRNELHWAIREQLSYQPPPPKPQRTYVPNTYVVPTEKKRSALRWEIRHDLANGTIPTKVTYM; this is encoded by the exons ATGGAAAATCTGGACTTTTCGGAGGAAGAAATCCAGGAACAATTAGCTGTGCTTGGATTTGgcaacataacaaaacaaaggctGCGTGAATTCAAACGAG ATCTTGACTTGCTGATTTATCATGAAAAGTCCAAGAGCAGCACTTCGGCTGAGTGGAGTTCCCCAAAGTCTCACAGCAGTTCATGCAAGAGTCCACCAGCATTTATTAAAGAGAAAG tCCAGGTACCCAGTGCTGCTTCCAAGTACAACTCTATTTACTCTGGTAATGGGACAGCAGATCAGCACAGACAG GTTCTGACCTCAACATTTCTTGATGAAAACTGTGACATTGTGAACCTGGGGCCTGGTGACTCTTACATAAGGCACTCGGTGGCTCCTAGATGCATCAGACCCACTACAGCTCCTAGCAAGCTTGAGGTCGAGGATGCGTCCTGTGACATTTACCATTCAGTCCTGGGTGCCAGTGAACCCATGAGGCGACAGCAAGACATTCACATGAACATAAAACCAGCTCTGAAGAGAAAAGTGCTTAG GAAGCGTAGGGGACATTCTCAGGTGTGTGACGAGTCTACGTACAGTGAAGACTCTG aGCCAGTAAGTGAGCTGGAAGAGCGCTTAGCACAACTACATGTGTCTGTTCCGCACCAGCGACATGAACAGTACTCTGAAAGTGAGGAGACAACCAGCTACAGTGACAGACACAGCTCCACATCAGACGAACTCCCCAGTGCTTTTCAGGTCTACCTCAAAGGCATG aCAAGATCGCGCAGTGAGAATGACCTCAGACCTCGTCCCAAATCCT TTATTCGCCCACTTATGGATCACCCACACACAAGGAACCTGAAAAAAACAGATCCTGTTGCAaa GTATTTCCAGTACAAGCAGGATTGGGAGATGTTTAAGGCCCCTGGAGAGAAACGCAGAAATGAGCTACACTGGGCCATCAGG GAACAACTCTCTTATCAGCCTCCACCT CCAAAGCCTCAGAGAACATATGTCCCAAATACATACGTGGTGCCTACAGAGAAGAAGCGTTCTGCTTTACGATGGGAAATACGACACGATTTAGCAAACGGCACCATTCCTACAAAAGTAACCTACATGTAG
- the mrpl4 gene encoding large ribosomal subunit protein uL4m: protein MFRVTLTLCTRGISTRLISSLSGESFLPSNLRLPSNLIRAPKQKAILPTGSDLQVLRRCDDDIPAHLAPVQTWLHSLGSYDSEPLGVVDLHPDVFSVPVRLDILHEVEVWQRNFKRISSASVKSRAEVRGGGRKPWKQKGSGRARHGSIRSPLWKGGGVSHGPRGPTSFYYMLPMKVRVQGLKIALTAKLVQDYLHVIDTLEIPTPDPQYLEELVKHRQWGDSLLIVDVGEDFSPNILQATANLKTINIIPAIGLNIHSMLKHESLVLTLEAVKFLEKKLLWHDSRFTPLYPFKLPYSDMP, encoded by the exons ATGTTTCGTGTTACTTTGACACTGTGTACCAGGGGCATCTCTACACGG CTGATTTCCTCTTTATCCGGAGAAAGTTTTCTTCCGTCAAATTTACGTCTCCCATCAAATCTAATAAGGGCTCCGAAACAAA AGGCAATCCTCCCCACCGGTTCTGATCTTCAAGTCCTGCGAAGATGTGATGATGATATTCCAGCTCATCTCGCACCTGTTCAGACATGGCTGCACTCTTTAGGAAGTTATGACAGCGAGCCGTTGGGGGTTGTTGATCTTCATCCTGATGTGTTTTCTGTGCCGGTCAG GCTCGACATACTCCATGAAGTGGAGGTCTGGCAGAGGAATTTCAAAAGAATT AGCTCTGCCAGTGTGAAGAGCAGGGCTGAGGTCAGAGGAGGAGGCAGAAAGCCCTGGAAACAGAAGGGAAGCGGACGAGCTCGGCATGGAAGCATTCGCTCCCCGTTATGGAAAGGAG GTGGAGTATCTCATGGTCCAAGAGGACCAACCAGTTTTTATTACATGCTGCCTATGAAGGTGCGTGTACAAGGACTGAAAATCGCATTGACTGCTAAACTTGTACAG GATTACCTTCATGTTATTGACACTTTGGAGATTCCTACTCCAGACCCACAGTATCTAGAGGAACTGGTGAAACACAGGCAGTGGGGGGATTCGCTCCTGATTGTGGATGT AGGAGAGGACTTCTCTCCCAACATTCTACAGGCCACAGCAAACTTGAAGACTATAAATATCATTCCAGCCATAG GCCTGAACATTCACAGCATGTTGAAACACGAAAGTCTGGTCCTCACGCTGGAGGCTGTGAAGTTTCTAGAAAAGAAGTTGCTGTGGCACGACTCTCGCTTCACACCGCTCTACCCTTTCAAACTGCCCTATAGTGACATGCCATGA
- the c1h6orf120 gene encoding UPF0669 protein C6orf120 homolog isoform X2, translating to MLCFRIPFLLVLLYQVQESIQVSEEFLVPDEWILLHVVQGHIGAGNYSYLRLNHDGRIILHMFSLKGDADLYVSDKTLRPDFDTYKLQSATCGHDVVVVPDDFVRPVGIGIYGHPSHLESEFEMRVFYDQTALTEDLFLKDSYSPEQNHEQPKYPQPGNGEEFEEEEPILWTILIGILKIILEILF from the coding sequence ATGCTGTGTTTCCGTATTCCGTTTTTGTTGGTACTCCTCTATCAGGTTCAAGAATCCATCCAGGTCTCTGAGGAATTCTTAGTGCCTGATGAatggattctgcttcatgttGTTCAAGGCCACATTGGTGCAGGAAACTACAGCTACCTGCGGCTCAACCATGATGGACGCATCATCCTTCACATGTTCAGCCTCAAAGGTGATGCTGACCTCTATGTCTCCGACAAGACTCTGCGTCCGGACTTCGATACCTACAAGCTCCAGTCGGCCACCTGTGGCCACGATGTGGTCGTGGTTCCAGACGACTTTGTTAGACCAGTGGGCATCGGGATCTATGGGCATCCCTCTCACCTGGAGAGCGAGTTTGAGATGAGGGTGTTTTATGATCAGACCGCTTTAACCGAAGACCTGTTTCTAAAGGACTCTTATTCTCCAGAGCAGAATCACGAACAGCCCAAATACCCACAGCCGGGTAACGGAGAGGAATTTGAGGAAGAAGAGCCCATCCTGTGGACCATTCTCATTGGGATCCTGAAGATAATACttgaaattttgttttga
- the c1h6orf120 gene encoding UPF0669 protein C6orf120 homolog isoform X1, with protein MRIVVYTWWTAGGSKAPVVCERYEEEEERTSVALLAGYFFDNALDSCRYVWWLAAVTMLCFRIPFLLVLLYQVQESIQVSEEFLVPDEWILLHVVQGHIGAGNYSYLRLNHDGRIILHMFSLKGDADLYVSDKTLRPDFDTYKLQSATCGHDVVVVPDDFVRPVGIGIYGHPSHLESEFEMRVFYDQTALTEDLFLKDSYSPEQNHEQPKYPQPGNGEEFEEEEPILWTILIGILKIILEILF; from the exons ATGAGGATTGTGGTGTACACCTGGTGGACGGCAGGTGGCAGTAAAGCACCTGTGGTTTGTGAAAggtatgaagaagaagaagagagaacgTCAGTAGCGCTGTTAGCAGGTTATTTTTTTGACAATGCACTG GACAGCTGCAGATATGTTTGGTGGCTGGCAGCAGTGACCATGCTGTGTTTCCGTATTCCGTTTTTGTTGGTACTCCTCTATCAGGTTCAAGAATCCATCCAGGTCTCTGAGGAATTCTTAGTGCCTGATGAatggattctgcttcatgttGTTCAAGGCCACATTGGTGCAGGAAACTACAGCTACCTGCGGCTCAACCATGATGGACGCATCATCCTTCACATGTTCAGCCTCAAAGGTGATGCTGACCTCTATGTCTCCGACAAGACTCTGCGTCCGGACTTCGATACCTACAAGCTCCAGTCGGCCACCTGTGGCCACGATGTGGTCGTGGTTCCAGACGACTTTGTTAGACCAGTGGGCATCGGGATCTATGGGCATCCCTCTCACCTGGAGAGCGAGTTTGAGATGAGGGTGTTTTATGATCAGACCGCTTTAACCGAAGACCTGTTTCTAAAGGACTCTTATTCTCCAGAGCAGAATCACGAACAGCCCAAATACCCACAGCCGGGTAACGGAGAGGAATTTGAGGAAGAAGAGCCCATCCTGTGGACCATTCTCATTGGGATCCTGAAGATAATACttgaaattttgttttga
- the ctdspl3 gene encoding CTD small phosphatase-like protein 2 isoform X2 — protein sequence MRLRSRVISLESPSSQTSTQRRRRQADLNREPLMEQSPVQAQVSQNVQVLKDCSNLYCDTIPTVVKRTRLRHGRKRVLPLHESKESDFKTPVRHLQERQYSVNPAARSLYSPVVRFVSPVKDDERTKHCALFSPERCVFGYSAVSSLPEDEENEKAFSPFTFIKSIPNQSQQSRAVSTLRDIPPRTRSTPAATMVLDLDETLVFSSLNRIEDAEYTFNTIFQAEEYKVYVVLRPYVNEFLQAMMKHFEMFVYTSAKKEYAEMIVDILDKRKKIFRHRLYQDDCACILGHYIKDLGVLERDLSKTVILGNAPHTFPYHLMNMIPIKSWCGDKEDKELQRLIPYLEKLTQANDFRTVLKKRTAHFHSLLTED from the exons ATGAGACTTCGGTCGAGAGTTATTTCTCTGGAGAGCCCGTCGTCTCAGACCAGCACCCAGCGCCGCCGTCGTCAGGCGGATTTGAATCGAGAGCCGCTGATGGAGCAGAGTCCGGTTCAGGCTCAGGTGTCTCAG AATGTCCAGGTTTTAAAGGATTGTTCCAATTTGTATTGCGATACCATCCCAACTGTAGTGAAGCGCACACGCTTAAGACATGGAAGGAAAAGGGTTTTACCACTACATGAGagtaaag AATCTGACTTTAAGACACCAGTGCGGCATCTCCAGGAAAGGCAGTACTCAGTCAATCCTGCAGCACGTAGCCTTTATTCTCCTGTAGTGCGTTTTGTCTCACCTGTTAAAGACG ATGAAAGGACAAAGCATTGTGCACTCTTCAGCCCTGAGCGGTGTGTCTTCGGATACAGTGCCGTCAGCTCCCTGCCAGAAGATGAGGAGAATGAAAAGGCATTCAGCCC ATTCACGTTCATCAAAAGCATTCCAAACCAGTCGCAACAATCCAGAGCAGTTTCGACTCTCCGGGACATACCACCAAGGACAAGAAGCACACCTGCAGCCACCATGGTGCTTGATCTG GATGAAACTCTTGTGTTCAGCTCCCTTAACAGAATCGAGGATGCAGAGTACACGTTCAACACAATCTTTCAAGCTGAAGAATACAAG gTATATGTGGTTCTCAGGCCATATGTGAATGAGTTTCTGCAAGCCATGATGAAGCATTTTGAG ATGTTTGTTTACACTTCTGCTAAAAAGGAGTATGCAGAAATGATAGTGGACATActggacaaaagaaaaaaaatattcag ACATCGTCTCTATCAGGATGACTGTGCCTGCATTCTTGGACACTATATTAAGGACTTGGGGGTGCTGGAAAGAGATCTTTCAAAAACAGTGATTCTGGGCAACGCACCCCACACTTTCCCATACCAT TTGATGAACATGATTCCCATAAAGAGCTGGTGTGGGGATAAAGAGGACAAGGAGCTTCAGAGGCTCATACCTTACCTGGAGAAGCTCACCCAAGCT aatgacTTCAGGACTGTGCTCAAGAAGAGAACGGCTCATTTTCACAGTCTGCTCACTGAAGATTAA
- the ctdspl3 gene encoding CTD small phosphatase-like protein 2 isoform X1 — MRLRSRVISLESPSSQTSTQRRRRQADLNREPLMEQSPVQAQVSQNVQVLKDCSNLYCDTIPTVVKRTRLRHGRKRVLPLHESKAESDFKTPVRHLQERQYSVNPAARSLYSPVVRFVSPVKDDERTKHCALFSPERCVFGYSAVSSLPEDEENEKAFSPFTFIKSIPNQSQQSRAVSTLRDIPPRTRSTPAATMVLDLDETLVFSSLNRIEDAEYTFNTIFQAEEYKVYVVLRPYVNEFLQAMMKHFEMFVYTSAKKEYAEMIVDILDKRKKIFRHRLYQDDCACILGHYIKDLGVLERDLSKTVILGNAPHTFPYHLMNMIPIKSWCGDKEDKELQRLIPYLEKLTQANDFRTVLKKRTAHFHSLLTED; from the exons ATGAGACTTCGGTCGAGAGTTATTTCTCTGGAGAGCCCGTCGTCTCAGACCAGCACCCAGCGCCGCCGTCGTCAGGCGGATTTGAATCGAGAGCCGCTGATGGAGCAGAGTCCGGTTCAGGCTCAGGTGTCTCAG AATGTCCAGGTTTTAAAGGATTGTTCCAATTTGTATTGCGATACCATCCCAACTGTAGTGAAGCGCACACGCTTAAGACATGGAAGGAAAAGGGTTTTACCACTACATGAGagtaaag CAGAATCTGACTTTAAGACACCAGTGCGGCATCTCCAGGAAAGGCAGTACTCAGTCAATCCTGCAGCACGTAGCCTTTATTCTCCTGTAGTGCGTTTTGTCTCACCTGTTAAAGACG ATGAAAGGACAAAGCATTGTGCACTCTTCAGCCCTGAGCGGTGTGTCTTCGGATACAGTGCCGTCAGCTCCCTGCCAGAAGATGAGGAGAATGAAAAGGCATTCAGCCC ATTCACGTTCATCAAAAGCATTCCAAACCAGTCGCAACAATCCAGAGCAGTTTCGACTCTCCGGGACATACCACCAAGGACAAGAAGCACACCTGCAGCCACCATGGTGCTTGATCTG GATGAAACTCTTGTGTTCAGCTCCCTTAACAGAATCGAGGATGCAGAGTACACGTTCAACACAATCTTTCAAGCTGAAGAATACAAG gTATATGTGGTTCTCAGGCCATATGTGAATGAGTTTCTGCAAGCCATGATGAAGCATTTTGAG ATGTTTGTTTACACTTCTGCTAAAAAGGAGTATGCAGAAATGATAGTGGACATActggacaaaagaaaaaaaatattcag ACATCGTCTCTATCAGGATGACTGTGCCTGCATTCTTGGACACTATATTAAGGACTTGGGGGTGCTGGAAAGAGATCTTTCAAAAACAGTGATTCTGGGCAACGCACCCCACACTTTCCCATACCAT TTGATGAACATGATTCCCATAAAGAGCTGGTGTGGGGATAAAGAGGACAAGGAGCTTCAGAGGCTCATACCTTACCTGGAGAAGCTCACCCAAGCT aatgacTTCAGGACTGTGCTCAAGAAGAGAACGGCTCATTTTCACAGTCTGCTCACTGAAGATTAA
- the ndufs7 gene encoding NADH dehydrogenase [ubiquinone] iron-sulfur protein 7, mitochondrial: MTFPRTGEEDRKLCHVKMAALVTPRLAKLGSFSLRPFSSVAGQKTVLFKSTKDEEAKSLVTFRQKSTAVASKPTSVASSKGEYVITKLDDLVNWARRSSLWPMTFGLACCAVEMMHMAAPRYDMDRFGVVFRASPRQADVMIVAGTLTNKMAPALRKVYDQMPEPRYVISMGSCANGGGYYHYSYSVVRGCDRIVPVDIYVPGCPPTAEALLYGTLQLQRKIKREKKMRIWYRK; this comes from the exons ATGACTTTCCCCAGAACTGGAGAAGAAGACCGGAAATTGTGTCATGTAAAAATGGCGGCGTTGGTTA CTCCTCGCCTTGCCAAACTTGGCTCCTTTTCACTAAG ACCCTTTTCTTCAGTTGCTGGCCAGAAAACAGTTTTGTTCAAGAGCACAAAGGATGAAGAAGCTAAGAG CCTGGTTACATTCAGACAGAAAAGTACTGCTGTGGCATCAAAGCCCACCTCAGTAGCCAGCAGCAAAGGTGAATATGTCATCACCAAGCTTGATGACCTGGTGAACTGGGCACGCAGA AGCTCCTTGTGGCCCATGACCTTCGGCTTGGCGTGTTGTGCTGTGGAGATGATGCACATGGCAGCACCTCGCTACGACATGGATCGCTTTGGAGTTGTGTTCCGAGCCAGTCCAAGACAAGCTGACGTCATGATCGTTGCTGGTACACTCACCAACAAGATGGCTCCTGCTTTACGCAAG GTTTACGATCAGATGCCTGAGCCCAGATATGTCATTTCTATGGGAAG ttGTGCTAATGGTGGAGGATACTATCACTATTCCTACTCAGTGGTCAGAGGCTGTGACAGAATTGTCCCTGTGGACATTTATGTTCCAG GCTGTCCGCCAACTGCCGAGGCTCTGCTTTATGGAACTCTGCAGTTACAGAGGAAAATTAAACgggaaaagaaaatgagaatttGGTATCGCAAATGA